From Cellulomonas dongxiuzhuiae, the proteins below share one genomic window:
- a CDS encoding DUF4229 domain-containing protein: MPVVVYSLLRAALFLAATGLLWWAGLRSWLAPVLAAVIAWGLSYVLLPRQRDAAAVHLAERAAQRRGSGGLGARAREDAAAEDAAADGTPDR, translated from the coding sequence GTGCCCGTCGTCGTCTACTCCCTGCTGCGCGCCGCCCTCTTCCTCGCCGCCACCGGTCTGCTCTGGTGGGCGGGGCTGCGCTCGTGGCTCGCCCCCGTCCTCGCCGCCGTGATCGCGTGGGGGCTGTCCTACGTCCTGCTGCCGCGGCAGCGCGACGCCGCCGCGGTGCACCTCGCGGAGCGCGCCGCGCAGCGCCGCGGCAGCGGCGGCCTCGGGGCCCGCGCCCGCGAGGACGCGGCCGCCGAGGACGCGGCCGCCGACGGCACGCCCGACCGGTAG
- a CDS encoding PLDc N-terminal domain-containing protein translates to MLRYLPIVLVVAFAVYCVFDVLGSDARARRGLPVPLWLLLVVLVPVVGGVVWLVVSRGTPQTGAAGPRGGGPVAPDDDPEFLFRLDQERRRRERQDGAQDQGPDDDHVDGTGPAGTTDGTPSS, encoded by the coding sequence GTGCTCAGGTACCTGCCGATCGTCCTCGTCGTCGCCTTCGCCGTCTACTGCGTCTTCGACGTCCTGGGCAGTGACGCCCGCGCGCGGCGCGGGCTGCCCGTCCCGCTGTGGCTGCTGCTCGTCGTGCTGGTCCCCGTCGTCGGCGGCGTGGTCTGGCTCGTCGTGAGCCGCGGCACCCCGCAGACGGGGGCAGCGGGTCCGCGCGGCGGTGGGCCGGTCGCGCCCGACGACGACCCCGAGTTCCTGTTCCGGCTCGACCAGGAGCGCCGGCGGCGCGAGCGGCAGGACGGTGCGCAGGACCAGGGCCCGGACGACGACCACGTCGACGGCACCGGCCCTGCCGGGACGACGGACGGCACGCCGTCCTCCTGA
- the ccsB gene encoding c-type cytochrome biogenesis protein CcsB, whose translation MTVAELSDLFVWSAATALTITLIAYAVELARITEAAQAARTARVPVGVGGGTAAESPAGGTTAVSPAGRAAGIARSTLALGTLLLLVGIVLRGVAAGRWPTANMYEFTIVGTFCALVALVVQQRRRPIAFVGVVVSGIAVLGLVLALNTLHVQADAVQPALQRYWLVIHVGVAIIATGISTVGFATTVLQVLRGAREEGRSRLEQPWSRLDGVRQAFQGARVTGPAFAWLEQVPDARRLEASAFRQHAVAFVLWTLTLIGGSIWAEEAWGRYWGWDPKEVGTFVTWVVYAAYLHARTTRGWAGRRAAYLVFVAYGVVLANFTVVNLFIPGNHSYSGL comes from the coding sequence ATGACCGTCGCCGAGCTGAGCGACCTGTTCGTCTGGTCGGCGGCGACCGCGTTGACCATCACGCTGATCGCCTACGCGGTCGAGCTCGCGCGGATCACCGAGGCGGCCCAGGCCGCCCGCACGGCGCGGGTGCCCGTCGGCGTCGGGGGCGGCACCGCCGCGGAGTCGCCCGCGGGCGGCACGACGGCTGTGTCGCCGGCGGGCCGCGCCGCGGGGATCGCGCGCTCGACCCTCGCGCTCGGGACCCTGCTGCTGCTCGTCGGCATCGTGCTGCGCGGTGTCGCCGCCGGGCGCTGGCCGACCGCGAACATGTACGAGTTCACGATCGTCGGGACGTTCTGCGCGCTCGTCGCGCTCGTCGTCCAGCAGCGTCGCCGGCCCATCGCCTTCGTCGGGGTGGTCGTGTCCGGCATCGCGGTGCTGGGGCTCGTCCTGGCGCTGAACACGCTGCACGTGCAGGCGGACGCGGTCCAGCCGGCGCTGCAGCGGTACTGGCTGGTCATCCACGTGGGCGTCGCGATCATCGCCACCGGCATCTCGACCGTGGGGTTCGCGACGACCGTCCTGCAGGTCCTGCGCGGTGCCCGTGAGGAGGGCCGGTCGCGGCTCGAGCAGCCCTGGTCGCGGCTCGACGGCGTACGGCAGGCGTTCCAGGGGGCACGCGTCACCGGGCCGGCCTTCGCCTGGCTCGAGCAGGTGCCCGACGCGCGACGGCTCGAGGCCTCGGCCTTCCGCCAGCACGCGGTCGCCTTCGTGCTGTGGACGCTGACCCTCATCGGCGGCTCGATCTGGGCCGAGGAGGCGTGGGGCCGGTACTGGGGCTGGGACCCCAAGGAGGTCGGCACGTTCGTCACGTGGGTGGTGTACGCCGCCTACCTGCACGCCCGCACGACGCGCGGCTGGGCGGGACGCCGCGCCGCGTACCTCGTGTTCGTCGCCTACGGCGTCGTGCTCGCCAACTTCACGGTCGTCAACCTGTTCATCCCCGGCAACCACTCGTACTCGGGGCTCTGA
- the menD gene encoding 2-succinyl-5-enolpyruvyl-6-hydroxy-3-cyclohexene-1-carboxylic-acid synthase: MMAGVTPPPEDPPVRRRRRTPAGPARAAGPPPSPAVAAARVLVQALAALGVRDVVLAPGSRSAPLAYALADAALPDDERPAGAPALRLHVRIDERDAGFLALGLAKASVHAGERGPSPARPVAVVTTSGTAVANLHPAVLEAHHAGLPLVLLTADRPHELRGTGANQTTEQPQMFASAVRLVVDVPAPGGLPGEDRDLRRTVSRALAAATGARTGDPGPVHLNLAFRDPLVPGAEPWPVPAEAGLSQVTTRAQPAEHVAAATGALPLVVDLVDDAGDDRARAPRRARGAVPTVVVAGDGAGPGAARLAEANGWPLLAEPSSGARQGPNAVGAYRLLLADERLGGRVGRVVVLGRPTLTRPVQALLGRPDVDVLVVAPRGADWPDAVRNASQVLLEVPSRMRQGKVGAPAGWLDAWRTADAATQDVLDGVLDTPEDARRSRSGPRVSGWALARAVARASAPDDVLVVGASNPVRDLDLVARWDLAPLVLANRGLAGIDGTIATATGVALALPTRRVRAYLGDVTFLHDVGGLLRGPAEPSVNLQIVVANDDGGSVFATLEHGAPERAEVFERVFATPHGVDVAALCAAYGVRHTRVVDTDGLLPALAAPGTGTSVVEVRVDRAHRRSLVERLEVEVAAAVDKALSPLS, translated from the coding sequence ATGATGGCGGGCGTGACGCCCCCGCCCGAGGACCCGCCCGTGCGCCGCCGGCGCCGCACGCCGGCGGGCCCGGCACGCGCCGCCGGCCCGCCGCCGTCGCCGGCCGTCGCGGCCGCACGCGTCCTGGTGCAGGCGCTCGCGGCCCTCGGCGTGCGGGACGTCGTGCTGGCTCCCGGGTCGCGCAGCGCCCCGCTGGCGTACGCGCTCGCCGACGCGGCCCTCCCGGACGACGAGCGCCCCGCGGGTGCGCCCGCGCTGCGGCTGCACGTGCGCATCGACGAGCGGGACGCCGGGTTCCTGGCCCTGGGCCTGGCCAAGGCGTCCGTGCACGCGGGCGAGCGTGGCCCGTCGCCCGCGCGCCCCGTCGCGGTCGTCACGACCTCCGGCACGGCGGTGGCGAACCTGCATCCCGCGGTCCTCGAGGCGCACCACGCGGGTCTGCCGCTCGTCCTGCTCACGGCCGACCGCCCCCACGAGCTGCGCGGCACGGGCGCGAACCAGACGACCGAGCAGCCGCAGATGTTCGCGTCCGCCGTGCGCCTCGTGGTCGACGTGCCGGCGCCCGGCGGGCTGCCCGGCGAGGACCGCGACCTGCGCCGCACGGTGTCGCGCGCGCTGGCCGCGGCGACCGGCGCCCGCACGGGCGACCCGGGGCCCGTGCACCTCAACCTCGCGTTCCGCGACCCGCTCGTGCCGGGCGCCGAGCCATGGCCGGTACCCGCCGAGGCGGGCCTGTCGCAGGTCACCACGCGCGCCCAGCCGGCGGAGCACGTGGCTGCCGCGACCGGTGCCCTGCCGCTCGTCGTCGACCTGGTCGACGACGCGGGGGACGACCGCGCACGGGCCCCGCGGCGGGCCCGCGGCGCGGTGCCCACGGTCGTCGTCGCGGGCGACGGCGCCGGGCCCGGGGCAGCGCGCCTCGCCGAGGCGAACGGCTGGCCGCTGCTGGCCGAGCCGTCGTCGGGTGCGCGGCAGGGACCGAACGCGGTCGGTGCCTACCGGCTCCTGCTGGCCGACGAGCGGCTCGGTGGCCGCGTCGGTCGCGTCGTCGTGCTCGGCCGTCCCACGCTCACCCGGCCCGTGCAGGCCCTGCTGGGGCGTCCCGACGTCGACGTGCTCGTCGTCGCGCCCCGCGGCGCGGACTGGCCCGACGCCGTACGCAACGCGTCCCAGGTGCTGCTCGAGGTGCCGTCGCGCATGCGGCAGGGCAAGGTCGGCGCCCCCGCCGGCTGGCTCGACGCGTGGCGCACGGCCGACGCGGCCACCCAGGACGTGCTCGACGGTGTCCTCGACACCCCGGAGGACGCGCGCCGCTCGCGCAGCGGTCCCCGGGTCAGCGGCTGGGCGCTGGCGCGCGCCGTGGCGCGGGCCAGCGCGCCGGACGACGTGCTGGTCGTCGGTGCCTCGAACCCCGTGCGCGACCTCGATCTCGTCGCGCGGTGGGACCTGGCACCCCTCGTGCTGGCCAACCGCGGCCTGGCCGGGATCGACGGCACCATCGCGACCGCGACGGGAGTCGCGCTCGCGCTGCCGACCCGGCGCGTGCGGGCCTACCTGGGTGACGTGACGTTCCTGCACGACGTGGGTGGCCTGCTGCGGGGTCCGGCGGAGCCGTCGGTGAACCTGCAGATCGTTGTCGCCAACGACGACGGCGGCTCGGTGTTCGCGACGCTGGAGCACGGCGCGCCGGAGCGGGCCGAGGTGTTCGAGCGGGTGTTCGCGACACCGCACGGGGTGGACGTCGCGGCGCTGTGCGCGGCGTACGGCGTACGGCACACGCGGGTCGTCGACACCGACGGTCTGCTGCCCGCGCTCGCCGCACCCGGGACGGGGACCAGCGTGGTCGAGGTGCGCGTGGACCGTGCGCACCGCCGGTCCCTGGTCGAGCGGCTCGAGGTCGAGGTCGCCGCCGCGGTCGACAAGGCGTTGTCCCCGTTGTCCTGA
- a CDS encoding S1C family serine protease, whose amino-acid sequence MTTTPEPRRSGHVPGPDAEPTAPLPADGVTEPLPAAHAPQASGPSGPSAGAATRDTPAQQWARYEAAQRAARQPVAAGVGGGTPTGHGPAGHAPGAASGAAPGPGRPPGAVPPSDPWGAPPAPERRTSSRAWAWIASAAVVGLLVGGGSVATLGLLDGDGSGSSDRVASLTDLGRSENDEVPVAGSSAKAPDWQRVAAAVQASVVAIQVQTQAGGGQGSGVIIDDSGLVLTNDHVVSGAQGNVQVTLTDGRILEGEIVGTDVSTDLAVVRLLDAPDDLEAAALGNSDDVTVGEPVMAVGNPLGLANTVTTGIVSAVDRPVSTQGEDGSAGAVTNAIQVDAAINPGNSGGPLFDASGRVIGITSSIATLSQQSGSIGLGFAIPVNLAKTIADQLIDDGQAEHAFLGVTLSDGTATADGITRRGAVVESVTEGSPAAQAGLQPGDVIVAIGDEPVGGAESLTAFVRAMASGDDATLTVVRDGRAIELDVTLATRPDDAATGQQPGQGDQGQGDQGQGGQGQDDGQGTMPGGMTPDQFWEWLQQQQDQG is encoded by the coding sequence ATGACCACCACTCCCGAGCCGCGGCGCTCCGGGCACGTCCCCGGACCCGACGCCGAGCCGACCGCCCCGCTGCCCGCAGACGGCGTCACCGAGCCGCTGCCCGCAGCCCACGCTCCGCAGGCCTCCGGCCCGAGCGGTCCGTCCGCCGGGGCCGCGACCCGCGACACGCCCGCTCAGCAGTGGGCCCGCTACGAGGCGGCCCAGCGTGCCGCGCGCCAGCCCGTCGCCGCGGGCGTCGGCGGCGGCACCCCGACCGGCCACGGGCCGGCGGGCCACGCTCCCGGTGCCGCGTCCGGCGCCGCGCCCGGCCCGGGCCGGCCGCCGGGTGCCGTGCCGCCGTCCGACCCGTGGGGTGCGCCGCCCGCCCCCGAGCGCCGCACGAGCTCGCGCGCCTGGGCGTGGATCGCGTCGGCCGCGGTCGTCGGGCTGCTGGTCGGTGGTGGCTCGGTCGCGACCCTCGGTCTGCTCGACGGCGACGGGTCCGGCTCGTCGGACCGCGTCGCGTCGTTGACGGACCTCGGGCGCTCGGAGAACGACGAGGTCCCCGTCGCCGGGTCGAGCGCCAAGGCCCCGGACTGGCAGCGCGTCGCGGCCGCCGTGCAGGCGTCCGTCGTCGCGATCCAGGTGCAGACGCAGGCCGGCGGGGGCCAGGGGTCGGGCGTCATCATCGACGACTCCGGGCTCGTCCTGACCAACGACCACGTGGTCTCCGGTGCGCAGGGCAACGTCCAGGTGACCCTCACCGACGGACGGATCCTGGAGGGCGAGATCGTCGGCACCGACGTCAGCACGGACCTGGCGGTCGTGCGGCTCCTCGACGCCCCCGACGACCTCGAGGCCGCGGCCCTCGGCAACTCCGACGACGTGACGGTGGGCGAGCCGGTCATGGCCGTCGGCAACCCCCTGGGCCTGGCCAACACCGTGACCACCGGCATCGTCTCGGCGGTCGACCGTCCGGTCTCCACGCAGGGCGAGGACGGCAGCGCCGGCGCCGTGACCAACGCGATCCAGGTCGACGCCGCGATCAACCCGGGCAACTCCGGTGGTCCGCTGTTCGACGCGAGCGGCCGGGTCATCGGCATCACGTCGTCGATCGCCACGCTGAGCCAGCAGTCCGGGTCCATCGGCCTGGGCTTCGCGATCCCCGTGAACCTCGCCAAGACCATCGCGGACCAGCTCATCGACGACGGGCAGGCCGAGCACGCCTTCCTCGGGGTCACGCTGTCCGACGGCACCGCCACGGCCGACGGGATCACGCGCCGCGGCGCCGTGGTCGAGTCCGTCACCGAGGGCTCGCCCGCCGCGCAGGCCGGGCTGCAGCCGGGCGACGTGATCGTCGCGATCGGCGACGAGCCGGTCGGCGGCGCCGAGTCGCTCACCGCGTTCGTCCGCGCGATGGCCTCGGGTGACGACGCCACGCTGACCGTCGTGCGGGACGGCAGGGCGATCGAGCTGGACGTCACGCTCGCGACGCGTCCCGACGACGCCGCGACCGGCCAGCAGCCGGGCCAGGGCGACCAGGGCCAGGGTGACCAGGGCCAGGGCGGTCAGGGTCAGGACGACGGCCAGGGCACGATGCCGGGCGGCATGACGCCCGACCAGTTCTGGGAGTGGCTGCAGCAGCAGCAGGACCAGGGCTGA
- a CDS encoding o-succinylbenzoate synthase, whose protein sequence is MGAEPDVVVWDVPLRTRFRGLTRRDGVLVRGDAGWGEFSPFWDYDDDAAVRWWRAAREAADEGWPAAVRTHVPVNVTVPAVDPEHAHRIVTGSGGCRTAKVKVAEPGQPTGADEARLEAVRDALGPHGAIRIDANAAWDVDTATERLAALDRAAGGLEYAEQPVPGVDDLVALRRRTHVPLAADEAVRRTDDPLEVVRRHAADVIVLKVQPLGGVRACLRLAEQAGLPVVVSSALESSVGLAAGLALAAALPELPYACGLATAALLADDLVPDPLLPRDGAIDVRRPVPSAALLRAAAAPPSLVARWDARLAAVRARA, encoded by the coding sequence ATGGGCGCCGAGCCGGACGTGGTCGTGTGGGACGTGCCCCTGCGCACGCGGTTCCGCGGTCTGACGCGGCGGGACGGCGTCCTGGTGCGCGGCGACGCGGGGTGGGGTGAGTTCAGCCCGTTCTGGGACTACGACGACGACGCCGCGGTGCGCTGGTGGCGCGCGGCGCGCGAGGCCGCCGACGAGGGGTGGCCGGCCGCCGTGCGCACGCACGTCCCCGTGAACGTCACCGTCCCGGCCGTCGACCCCGAGCACGCGCACCGCATCGTGACCGGGTCCGGCGGGTGCCGCACCGCCAAGGTCAAGGTCGCCGAGCCGGGGCAGCCCACGGGCGCCGACGAGGCCCGCCTCGAGGCCGTGCGCGACGCGCTGGGGCCCCACGGCGCGATCCGCATCGACGCCAACGCCGCCTGGGACGTGGACACCGCGACCGAGCGGCTCGCGGCCCTCGACCGTGCCGCCGGCGGCCTCGAGTACGCCGAGCAGCCCGTGCCCGGGGTCGACGACCTCGTCGCGCTGCGCCGCCGCACGCACGTGCCGCTCGCGGCGGACGAGGCGGTGCGGCGCACCGACGACCCGCTCGAGGTGGTGCGCCGGCACGCCGCCGACGTCATCGTCCTCAAGGTGCAGCCGCTCGGCGGGGTGCGCGCGTGCCTGCGGCTCGCCGAGCAGGCCGGACTCCCCGTGGTCGTGTCGTCGGCGCTCGAGTCGTCCGTCGGGCTCGCCGCCGGTCTCGCGCTGGCCGCCGCGCTGCCGGAGCTGCCGTACGCGTGCGGCCTCGCCACCGCGGCTCTGCTGGCCGACGACCTCGTGCCGGACCCGCTCCTGCCGCGCGACGGCGCGATCGACGTCCGGCGGCCCGTCCCGAGCGCGGCGCTGCTGCGTGCCGCCGCCGCGCCGCCGTCGCTCGTGGCGCGCTGGGACGCGCGGCTCGCGGCCGTGCGGGCTCGGGCATGA
- the menE gene encoding o-succinylbenzoate--CoA ligase — protein MNRPLRDVPADAQDLVRALPAALDGTGPAVRALDDASPGRPVHVPTDVALVVRTSGSTGHPRDVMLSADALRASADATAARLGGPGSWFLALPVHHVAGLQVLVRALLAGRGLAILPAGPFRAPTFAQVVRAETAGPGPHYTSLVPTQLVRVLDDPDATAATRAFDAVLVGGAACPPSLLARAHAAGLRVVTTYGMTETCGGCVYDGRALDGVTVAVDAEQRVSLAGPVLATGYLHRPDLDATAFATSGGRRWLRTSDRGRVDDGVLHVLGRLDDVLVTGGVKVDPLAVEEVVAGLPGVREVCVVGVADQHWGQSVVAVVVTQDGTAPPLTALRTAVASVLGPASAPRQVLAVDALPLRGPGKADRRAVARLATELMTRPPAT, from the coding sequence GTGAACCGGCCGCTGCGCGACGTGCCCGCGGACGCGCAGGACCTCGTCCGCGCACTGCCCGCGGCGCTGGACGGCACGGGCCCCGCGGTGCGGGCGCTCGACGACGCCTCGCCCGGTCGCCCGGTCCACGTGCCGACCGACGTGGCGCTCGTCGTGCGGACGTCCGGCTCGACCGGCCACCCCCGCGACGTCATGCTCTCGGCCGACGCCCTGCGCGCGTCGGCCGACGCGACCGCGGCACGCCTCGGCGGGCCGGGCTCCTGGTTCCTGGCGCTCCCCGTGCACCACGTGGCGGGGCTGCAGGTGCTCGTGCGCGCGCTGCTCGCGGGCCGCGGGCTCGCGATTCTCCCCGCCGGCCCCTTCCGTGCCCCGACGTTCGCGCAGGTCGTCCGCGCGGAGACCGCCGGCCCCGGACCGCACTACACGTCCCTGGTCCCCACGCAGCTCGTGCGCGTGCTCGACGACCCGGACGCCACGGCCGCGACGCGGGCCTTCGACGCGGTCCTCGTGGGCGGCGCCGCGTGCCCGCCGTCGCTGCTGGCGCGCGCGCACGCCGCCGGGCTGCGCGTCGTGACGACCTACGGCATGACCGAGACGTGCGGCGGCTGCGTCTACGACGGGCGCGCCCTGGACGGCGTCACGGTGGCCGTGGACGCCGAGCAGCGCGTGTCCCTCGCGGGCCCCGTCCTCGCGACCGGCTACCTGCACCGCCCCGACCTGGACGCCACCGCGTTCGCCACCAGCGGCGGCCGCCGCTGGCTGCGCACGTCCGACCGCGGGCGGGTCGACGACGGCGTCCTGCACGTCCTGGGACGGCTCGACGACGTCCTGGTCACCGGCGGGGTCAAGGTCGACCCGCTCGCGGTCGAGGAGGTCGTCGCCGGGCTGCCGGGCGTGCGCGAGGTGTGCGTCGTCGGCGTGGCCGACCAGCACTGGGGGCAGTCGGTCGTCGCCGTCGTCGTGACGCAGGACGGGACGGCGCCACCGCTGACGGCGCTGCGCACCGCCGTCGCCTCCGTGCTGGGGCCGGCCAGCGCGCCCCGCCAGGTCCTCGCCGTCGACGCGCTGCCCCTGCGGGGGCCCGGCAAGGCGGACCGCCGCGCCGTCGCGCGGCTCGCGACCGAGCTGATGACCCGGCCCCCGGCCACCTGA
- a CDS encoding DUF3048 domain-containing protein, translated as MAATVARRGSTRTVPARRWRARSGALTACALLALAACGSPATSSPAPTVTARADVVADKQAVPAPEVPPTWPLTGVAGTPDPRPAIAVKIENTAVARPQSGLDQADVVWETIVEFEVSRLVAVFHSQAPQEVGPIRSVRPMDPLIVAPLGGMLAFSGGQPGILDLVAASGVQEISHDAGAPGLQRIRTRSAPHNVYGSLSTWWGIAEPGRTAPPEQFGFARSADRAAAATAGSPAATLSFRLSGQSQPVWTWDAASGTWLRSEGSAPATAASGNRLSAVNVVAVTAPHPNTPFGAQGGAPVPTYELVGSGDAVIASGGKTVAARWQKDAQDQPMRLLLPDGSQAQLAPGNTWVELVPAGSGSLTVS; from the coding sequence ATGGCAGCGACGGTGGCACGCAGGGGCTCGACGCGCACGGTCCCGGCCCGCAGGTGGCGGGCGCGGTCCGGTGCGCTGACGGCCTGCGCGCTCCTCGCGCTCGCGGCGTGCGGCTCGCCGGCGACGAGCTCGCCCGCGCCGACGGTGACGGCCCGTGCCGACGTCGTCGCCGACAAGCAGGCCGTGCCCGCACCCGAGGTGCCGCCGACGTGGCCGCTGACGGGCGTCGCGGGCACCCCCGACCCGCGTCCTGCGATCGCGGTGAAGATCGAGAACACCGCGGTCGCGCGCCCGCAGTCCGGGCTGGACCAGGCCGACGTCGTCTGGGAGACGATCGTCGAGTTCGAGGTCTCGCGGCTCGTCGCCGTGTTCCACTCGCAGGCGCCGCAGGAGGTCGGGCCCATCCGGTCCGTGCGTCCGATGGACCCGCTGATCGTCGCGCCGCTGGGCGGGATGCTCGCCTTCTCGGGCGGGCAGCCCGGCATCCTCGACCTCGTGGCCGCGTCGGGCGTGCAGGAGATCTCGCACGACGCGGGCGCCCCGGGGCTCCAGCGCATCAGGACGCGGTCGGCGCCGCACAACGTCTACGGCTCGCTGAGCACCTGGTGGGGCATCGCCGAGCCGGGGCGCACGGCGCCGCCGGAGCAGTTCGGGTTCGCGCGCAGCGCGGACCGGGCCGCCGCCGCGACGGCCGGCAGCCCGGCCGCGACGCTGTCGTTCCGCCTGTCCGGCCAGTCGCAGCCCGTCTGGACGTGGGACGCGGCCAGCGGGACGTGGCTGCGCTCGGAGGGCTCCGCGCCGGCGACGGCGGCGAGCGGGAACCGGCTGTCGGCGGTCAACGTCGTCGCCGTCACGGCCCCCCACCCCAACACGCCCTTCGGCGCGCAGGGCGGTGCCCCCGTCCCCACGTACGAGCTCGTCGGCTCCGGGGACGCGGTCATCGCGTCGGGTGGCAAGACGGTCGCGGCTCGGTGGCAGAAGGACGCGCAGGACCAGCCGATGCGGCTGCTGCTGCCCGACGGGTCGCAGGCACAGCTAGCGCCCGGCAACACCTGGGTCGAGCTGGTCCCGGCCGGCTCGGGCTCGCTGACGGTCTCCTGA
- a CDS encoding 1,4-dihydroxy-2-naphthoyl-CoA synthase, which translates to MSENGGPAPLPVRVSETFDPTRWRDVEGFEHLTDVTYHRGRARPTAEQRAAGALERDLPVVRVAFHRPEVRNAFRPHTVDELYGVLDHARTTSDVGTVLLTGNGPSPKDGGWAFCSGGDQRIRGRDGYRYADGDTAAAVDPARAGRLHILEVQRLLRTMPKVVVALVNGWAAGGGHSLHVVADLTIASREHARFMQTDANVGSFDGGYGSALLARQVGQKRAREIFFLAREYSADDALAWGAVNDVVAHGDLEEAGLEYARIVATKSPQAVRMLKFAFNLADDGLAGQQVFAGEATRLAYMTDEAVEGRDAFLQRRDPDWSGFPYAY; encoded by the coding sequence GTGAGTGAGAACGGTGGCCCTGCCCCCCTGCCCGTGCGCGTCTCGGAGACGTTCGACCCGACGCGCTGGCGCGACGTGGAGGGCTTCGAGCACCTCACCGACGTCACCTACCACCGCGGACGGGCGCGCCCCACGGCGGAGCAGCGCGCGGCGGGCGCGCTCGAGCGGGACCTGCCGGTCGTACGGGTCGCGTTCCACCGTCCCGAGGTGCGCAACGCGTTCCGGCCGCACACGGTCGACGAGCTCTACGGCGTCCTCGACCACGCGCGCACGACGTCCGACGTGGGGACCGTGCTGCTCACGGGCAACGGACCGTCCCCCAAGGACGGCGGCTGGGCGTTCTGCTCGGGCGGGGACCAGCGCATCCGGGGCCGCGACGGCTACCGGTACGCCGACGGCGACACCGCCGCGGCCGTCGACCCGGCGCGTGCGGGGAGGCTGCACATCCTCGAGGTGCAGCGGCTGCTGCGCACGATGCCCAAGGTGGTCGTCGCCCTCGTCAACGGCTGGGCCGCAGGCGGCGGGCACTCGCTGCACGTCGTCGCGGACCTCACGATCGCGAGCCGCGAGCACGCGAGGTTCATGCAGACCGACGCGAACGTCGGGTCCTTCGACGGCGGGTACGGCTCCGCGCTCCTGGCGCGTCAGGTCGGTCAGAAGCGGGCGCGGGAGATCTTCTTCCTGGCGCGCGAGTACTCGGCCGACGACGCGCTCGCGTGGGGGGCCGTCAACGACGTCGTCGCGCACGGCGACCTCGAGGAGGCCGGCCTGGAGTACGCGCGCATCGTGGCGACCAAGTCGCCGCAGGCGGTGCGGATGCTGAAGTTCGCGTTCAACCTCGCCGACGACGGCCTGGCGGGCCAGCAGGTGTTCGCCGGCGAGGCGACCCGCCTGGCGTACATGACGGACGAGGCCGTCGAGGGGCGCGACGCGTTCCTGCAGCGCCGCGACCCGGACTGGTCCGGGTTCCCGTACGCGTACTGA
- a CDS encoding 1,4-dihydroxy-2-naphthoate polyprenyltransferase, producing MATASEWLAGARPRTLPAAVAPVLVGTGAAAQVDAAHAGRALLAAGIGLALQIAVNFANDYSDGVRGTDVNRVGPLRLTASGTAPPHQVRNAAFLAIAVACALGMWLIVLTSAWWLIAVGVLCVVGAWTYTGGKRPYGYMGLGEVGVFVFFGLVAVLGTTYTQAGYVTWPAVLGAVAIGLLACALLMVNNLRDVPTDVLAGKRTLAVRIGDRRARRLYAVMVLLPMLLGALCAFAAPWSLLVLLLLAPAAILAGGVLAGARGIALVPVLGGTGLLELAFGMLLGLGLAV from the coding sequence ATGGCCACCGCCTCCGAATGGCTCGCCGGTGCGCGTCCGCGCACGCTGCCCGCCGCCGTCGCCCCCGTGCTCGTCGGGACCGGCGCGGCGGCGCAGGTCGACGCCGCGCACGCCGGCCGGGCCCTGCTCGCCGCAGGCATCGGCCTCGCGCTGCAGATCGCGGTCAACTTCGCCAACGACTACTCCGACGGCGTGCGCGGCACCGACGTGAACCGGGTGGGACCGCTGCGCCTCACGGCGTCCGGGACCGCACCGCCGCACCAGGTGCGCAACGCCGCCTTCCTCGCGATCGCGGTCGCGTGCGCCCTGGGCATGTGGCTGATCGTGCTGACGAGCGCGTGGTGGCTCATCGCCGTCGGCGTGCTGTGCGTCGTCGGCGCGTGGACGTACACGGGCGGCAAGCGGCCGTACGGGTACATGGGGCTCGGGGAGGTCGGGGTGTTCGTCTTCTTCGGCCTCGTCGCCGTGCTCGGCACGACGTACACGCAGGCGGGGTACGTGACGTGGCCCGCCGTGCTGGGGGCCGTGGCGATCGGGCTCCTCGCGTGCGCGCTGCTGATGGTCAACAACCTGCGCGACGTGCCGACCGACGTCCTGGCCGGCAAGCGCACGCTCGCGGTGCGCATCGGCGACCGCCGCGCACGCCGCCTGTACGCCGTGATGGTCCTGCTGCCCATGCTGCTCGGCGCGCTGTGCGCCTTCGCGGCGCCGTGGTCGCTGCTCGTCCTGCTGCTGCTGGCGCCCGCCGCGATCCTGGCCGGCGGGGTGCTCGCGGGGGCCCGGGGCATCGCGCTCGTCCCGGTGCTCGGCGGTACCGGTCTGCTCGAGCTCGCGTTCGGCATGCTGCTCGGGCTCGGCCTCGCGGTCTGA